TAGCTTCTGCAAAAGTACATCTCTCACCTCTACAATCTACAAAGATGAAACACATTTTAAGAAAGATGCATTCgtttaaaaacatgaaaacTATGAAAACCAAGCATTCCTAAAAATGTAAATGAGAAAtgaatacaatatttttattttatttttacttcgcagttgaaaagtaaataaacaTTCTTCAATAGCTTTCCAAAATCTTTTCTATGGAATATAATATCATCACTTTACATGGGATGCCCATAGACCAGTGTTTCTGGACAATACAAAAGTAAAACATTTTGAAAGtgaagtttttctttaacttcttGCAAGTGCAAActgtttttaaacaaaaaaaaaaaagaggctaaGATGGAAGCCAAATATTGGGTAATAGTAGCTCTAAAAGTAGCAACTCATCTCATTCAGAGCAATACAGAAGTATGAAGGATGAAAAGTTTAAAGGCCAGTTCAAAGGAAACAGAAAGAATTATCACATATAAACAAGAAAAGGTGGCTATGGAGCCTTTTGATGTCtagaaaagacaaaaacatAGCAGATCTCTACTAAAATGTACAGAGTTTACTAGAATCTCAAACATATATAATTGTCGAGCATAATGGCACGTCAACAATCCCGGTAGTAACATAGCTgcttcatttcattaaaaattagCGTACTCTGATTTCCCATGCTAGTTGGGCATACCAAGGCTTTCCACATTTTACGCTTTGGGTTATTGATTTCCACAACTTATGATTTTGGATTAGTGACAGGATGCTATATATTTGGAAGACATGCAATGAAGGCAACCCCCCAAGGGAAAGAAAAGGGGATTTAGACTTTAGAGACACTGAGAGAGAGTAGAAAAGAAAACCAATATAACAGCACTGGGTTGCATGATAATGGCTCATAACAGGTCATGCACACCGTGGGCCAATTTTTTCAGTGGTATGACAGTCACAACAGGCAATGCACCCTACAGGAGTATTAGCATCATTTGTAGCTAAAGCTAATACATGCATAAGACATATTCACAATCATATAGAAGATGCATATAACCCAACCCAAGAGAAGATGCCAGTCCTACTTGAGAACTTAAAACGTATTACCTTCTctttggaagaagaagaactaaTTTCTTAGCTGGCATATTGGTATAGCATGATGCAGGACAATATATTAAGAAAACGTCATAGTAAAAAGCAGAAATAACTGCACCTAAGTGGCATGGTGTTGAGCTGAAAGGTCGGATAAACAGTCCATGAGGTCATTTCCAGACCAAGAGCGGGAAGTGCTAGATGATTATTTGGTCAATCTACCTATTGTTTTGCCCATATTAAATTAATGCATGCGAACACAATTGAAAAGGAACAACAGACAATATAAGAGAACAAAAAGCTTGCCTTAGATGTTGACAGAAGCTCAAAATCATGTTCACTCAATCTTGGCAGCAATAATATGAAATAAACCATCCAAAATTGTTGTTCAGTCATACATGTCTGAAGTTTAGCTCTAAGAGAAGCCAAATTCTGGGCCAACCTCTCAACGGTAGAAGCATGTTCTCTCTGAGCATCAGACATGTTGAAATCTGCAACAAAATAAGTAAAACAGATTATGTTTACCATGAATCTCCATTGGTTTGTTCCATCATATATAACTGGAAAAACCCACTAGTTGTGGCAGTGCTCCCATTACATAAGAGATTCATGAAACTAAGGATTCATATGCAATATGCTAAAGATCCTCCAATGACCTATTAATGCATGATATTCTGCTTTCATTGACacaaatttttcatattctGCTTTCATTGACACATTTTTCATCAGCAATTAGCAAGTTTTCAATTGTTAGACCTTGCTGCATCAATAGGGCTGTAACAGGCATTCTTTGGCGTAGCTGAGTAGACTGGTGACCTTCTATCCAATATCCATGAAGAGGAGAATGTGTCATCTTGTTAATTGGTTCCATAGCCCACTAATCGTACAACTTTTTTCAGATTCATTTTGCTACTACAGAATCCCTTgaggttggctcaagtggtaaaggccttgggcttggtggcatgctccccctaggtctaaggttcaaatccccttgggtgcaaacaatctctaaggGCCATCAAACTGAGGGATTTTCCCCTTGAACTACCCAaggtgcacttgcaggaaacCCCTTGCCAAGGGCCTatgcacccccgggattagtcaGGACGCTGTTtctggacacccggtgccaatcaaagaaaaaactttGCTACTACAGAAACCTAGTTCATGGTTCTCTACCATCACCAAGAATGGTAAGCCATTCAGAAATCGTTTGGAACTTGTTTCAGTATTTGacttaaattttgtattttcattCAACTTTTGGAGGCAAAGTGGAGCCAGCATGGGGCCCTCCCAAGTTGGAGTTAGAACTTAAAGAGTTCAGGATTCCCCTAAATCAGGACCAACCTCGGGAGTAAACCCAAGATGCACAACCCATGTAGCTGATAATCTAAGGAAATTAGGGGAATCAAATCAGGATGTCTAGGCATAAATCTCATCAAACCTATCAATTGAACATTAGGACGTACCCTTATGGTTGCTCctaaaaaaactttttatttttattttttttacaagtaagaagaatttattaatccgcataattaggcaaagcccaagtacgcAGGAAGTATATAAGAGAaaaacctaattacaagctaagcGCAAAAacagcataaaagtcattaaagctaatcccattcaatacaatgccgaagcccaaagtaacaatctatgaaagaaaaaatctctaaaCCCTCCCATTGAACGTTCCCCCTATTATCAAAACAACAATCATTTCTCTCATTCCAAGTACACCACATTAGGCATAaaggcaccatcttccaaacatgCGCAATTTGACGGTTGCCACCGAATTCCTTTCCAACATGACAATAAATCTGCCACCCTCCTTGGCATTACCCATGCAATATCAAGCCTAGTaaaaatttcatcccataaACCCTTAACCACATCACAGTGAAGAAGAAGGTGGTCCACCGATGCTCCATTTCTTTTACACATAAAACACCAATCCATTATAATAATACCACACTTTTCTCAGCTTGTCGATGGTCAGAGTTTTCCCATGGGAAGCCAGCCaaccaaagaaagcaaccttgAGAGGTACTTTGCTTccccaaatgctcttccaagggaaatCAATTGAAGAATGAGTCGACATAACCTTATAAAAGGATCTGACCGAAAAATTCTTCTTCCCTGAATGAATCCAAATCAACCTatcctcccctcccctccaGCCTTTAAATTCAGTGCATATAACACGCTGTAAAATTCAGTGATCTCCCCCACCTCCCAATCCTGAACAGCTCTAATAAACCTCACAGACCACTCAAGAAAACCAGTAGAAATTTCCATATAATCAGCCACAGAGGCATCCTTATCCAATTCAATCCTAAAAAGACAAGGGAAGCATTCTTCAAAGCAACATCCCACAACAtatatcatgccaaaatctgaTACGTGTTACCCTTcccacctcaaatctgaaatTTCTGAAAAGAACTTTTAATGTAGCGCGGACCTTAACGTCTTAAACCTAGCTTGGTCTTGACTAGTTTACTTGAAGTACTCTTTTTAtcggtattttttttctttttttaaagatcGGAAGTTTACTTGAATTACTgacaatatattaataatcagAATCAAAGCTGGAAAATTGTATGCATACAAGGAACGATCAACAATTCCAATCAaactgaaaacaaaaaacaataattaaaacGTTTAAAACATtagaataaaaatgaatagaaaGCTTAAATAAGCCTTACCGTTATCGAGTGGTAAAGGAAAGTCGGTCCATAGCTCGGGGCGCGTCGAAATCTCGCTCACAAAATCAAGGACTTCATCGGTGACCCCAGGTACACCATCATCAATACGATCTTCTTCGTTCTCTTTCGAAGCTTCATCATCCTTGAATTCGTTTTCCTCGAGCTGCAACAAGTTCGAAGCGAGCCTCGAGAACTCACTCATCGCTTTGTTACTGGACAGAAGCGAGAAGCCGCTCCTAAAGCTCCCGCCGATTTCGACGAGATCGTTCCGGATCCCGATGAGCGCGTGCGATTGCGATGACGACGAAGGATCGGAATAATCACTAGCGGCAGGAATGGCAGTGGTCGGAGAAGAAGGTGGTGGTGCCAGGTACTCGGCAACACCGCGAAATCGACGGCCGAGGGTTTGGCCGAGAACGGAAAGGTCGTCTTTGACACCACGTGGAGTGGTAGAGGGGCTGTGGTCCGGAGATGACGAGTGATGGGAATCGGAGGAGTCTGGGCCGTCTGATTGGAATGATTTGAACAGCCAAGACATTGCAGTCGCTCCGTTATCTTAAAACTGGAAACTTGAGAGAGAACATGTGGATTGGGAGCGATGGGGTGTGAAGAATTCGAGACAGAAATCAAAGGATGAGCGGCGGCAGGGCTTGTATTGATCAAGCtccttctttgattttttttttttcgattttctgttaaatataattattatttaattattagtattattattattattatttcccctctctttctttttaggaAAACTCATcct
The genomic region above belongs to Carya illinoinensis cultivar Pawnee chromosome 4, C.illinoinensisPawnee_v1, whole genome shotgun sequence and contains:
- the LOC122308417 gene encoding uncharacterized protein LOC122308417 — protein: MSWLFKSFQSDGPDSSDSHHSSSPDHSPSTTPRGVKDDLSVLGQTLGRRFRGVAEYLAPPPSSPTTAIPAASDYSDPSSSSQSHALIGIRNDLVEIGGSFRSGFSLLSSNKAMSEFSRLASNLLQLEENEFKDDEASKENEEDRIDDGVPGVTDEVLDFVSEISTRPELWTDFPLPLDNDFNMSDAQREHASTVERLAQNLASLRAKLQTCMTEQQFWMVYFILLLPRLSEHDFELLSTSKIVEVRDVLLQKLQKNAQMENDKTKTHNLSQDGNELVSEPQGKNMLSEEKVSTEIISAAVEMDGEQNTEKWLEAEHINTGTSVCAQKKLVQEDDISFSDLEDDDNDLSNRLSGLNLAEETKVSSPGGCNDWVQLKGSPESQVGGGQQKASKSNSRDKDSEGEESNDWLTVDDFD